Genomic DNA from Setaria italica strain Yugu1 chromosome V, Setaria_italica_v2.0, whole genome shotgun sequence:
ACGTTTTGCCTGAAACACACGTACTACACGTTGTTTTGGACAAACTCGATCAAAATTACTCTCAATAATATAAAGTTGCACCGACAATATCATCGGAAATTTCATGGTTAGGTAGGAAATGAGCATATTGGAATAATATTCGACACAAATTGCAAATCGCCATGCGTTTGTGCACAGGGCGTTTGATCGAAAAATTGGAGCACGAAAACACAGAAGAGCTCTGACTTTGAGCTCGTTAGATGTTACTACAGCTCAGCAACAATGCAAAAACATGTTCGATCTCATtacctcatttttttttctttgagaacGTTGATATCCCATTTTTCATGAAGTACCAAAAGCAGCCGAATCAGAGTACAAGCAACTACATCAAATAGAGGAAACATAAAAGAGTCGGAACGACTTTGAGCAACCAGAATGGGCACGTTTTGCATGAAACACACGTACTGCATATTGTTTCGGACAAATTCGATCAAAGATTCTCTCAATAATATAAGTGGCACCGAAAATTTGATCAGAATTAGGATTAGATTATAATGGGAATCTTGGAATAATATGCGTCACAAATTGCAAAGAACCATGTGTTTGCGAACAAGGATTTTGATCGAAAGCGAGCATGAAAACACAGATCCGCCTCCAATCCAGCCTAGTTCCGCGGTTCGACCCGGTGAAAACACCCGGGCCAGGGCCAGCCGACCCAACCCTACCCTGGCACGGTTGGGGTGGTCCAAGACATGAACGGATCGCGTCTCTTCCGTCTCGGCTGGTTCCGATCCCGGACGTTCAGCACGTTCTCGCTCCACAACGTTTTCGATTCAAAAAGACTTGTTCACGGTCCGGCACGACACGAGCTAACCAGACAGAGGAAGCCGTGCTCCTCCCATCGAAGTCACTTTGGGCCCTACGCGTGGCGCGGCTGCTCTGCACGTATCCGGGCGGGGTTGGGATCACGGCGCTAAATCAACGGACGGCAGCCGCGTTCAGCGCCGCAGCCTAGAGCCAGCTAATTCCGCGCAGGCCACGAACATCACAGAGCAAGAGCAGCCAGCTCCAGAACCTGCGAGATTCTCATCCTGTCTGACGCCCGCAGCCTACACCGGCGGACTTTGGCAGCCGCCGGCGTAGCTGTGCGGCCCCGTTCCACCGACCATTCTCGCCCATACAGAGCGGCAGAATATCAAAGGCAAAACAACCCTTCGGTACGAGTTCGGTCCATCAATCCATTTCTTTGGTAGAGTTTGGTCCATCGATTTTTACGGAGAAAAACGGAGAATCGAAACGCAATTTCGTGTGCTGGTGGTGCCCACGGCCCTCGCGGACTCCTGCCTGACTGCCACGTGTCCACTAGCGCTCGCAAGCCGTGGGCATACGTGTTGTGTGCCTGTGCTGTTACCGTTCGCAGTTGCAGAGTCCAGAGAGACCCCAGGAGCGTATCCTGGGAGAAGCACAATTTCAATCAGTCAAGCTTACATCACCGAGTATCGAGTCCAAGCTTGTTTTCAAGATCCGACAGGCTTTTTTGAAACGGAAAAACGCGAGCACCGAAAGCCCCCGCCATGCCGCCCCCACCCAATATGGCCGTGCAGGCGAGGATGCGGATGCCGGAAGCAACACAAAACTTTGCGGCCGCCATGTGTTGCCCTCGCGGCGCGCCCCCAGTGCCCAGACGCGTGACGCGTCCCTCGTCGTGCCCGCCCGAGCGTCTCCTCGCCTCCGCGCTCCGCCTCCCCTATTTaggccccaccaccaccacctcgcgcCCTCGTCGCAACTCGCAACGCCCCCGCTCGCTTGCCCGCTCCACCGCGCCCCCAACCCACCCGCGCCCGTGCCCGGCCAAAAGAGAATTCGAATCTCCCACCACACCACCACCGCGCCTCCGCGGAGAATCGCAATGCGGGCCTCCGTCGAGGAGGCGGGCGCGCTGCTGGCGCGGAGCGACTCcttcggcggccgccgccgccaccgctccgcgTCGCCCGTGCAGTCCGCGTCCCCGAGGCCCGGGAGCCTCAGGCGCCAGTCCTCGTCGTTCCGCGAGGACGTCGGCCACGCCGCCTCCGAGACGTACCTCGTCTCGCGCCTCACCTTCACGCTCCTCCAGTACCTTGGGTAATtcgcacgcgcgcgcgctcgcgctCTTCCTTCCGCTCCTCAGCTCCTTCCCATCCCGTTCCGACGAGTTCCGGTCGCTATCGGATTATTAATTAACTCGTCAACCCGCCTCGACAAAAGCAATTTTGGTTATCTAGTCAAGCACGGGCGACGGATTGCTCGATGCTACGCGCGGGCGTTGCTGATGGTTTCGATGCTGCTGGCCTGCAGCGGCGACGGTCGAATTACTTTTAGAAAAAAGCCGCCTACGTTTGGAGAGGCTCTCGTGGCTGGGTCGAGAAGGAAGTTTTTCGCGAGAAGCAAACAGGAGATTGATAAGACTGGATGCAGTTGCGTGTCGAAGTTTCTCGACAAGGGGGGCGTGGGAGTAGAGTAGTTTTGCTGAGATTAAGCTCCGGGGGGCCACACAATGACACAAGGCCTCGACGTTTCTGGATTTCCCTTGCGTGCAGGCTATATGCTGTTGCCCAGCAAATTTCATTTTCATATTATATTTTTTGATCTTAAAATCATGTGCATGCTGACGCAGTGTGATGCTGCTGTACATTTAACTAGTCATACAGCCCACTTGCTTTTGTCCTAATAACAGCTAATCAACCAATCATTGTTCTTGATTTTAGTATTGGATTGGATAAATGGGGGGCAATGAAGTAGGCATGTTCCTGATTGCCTGAATCTGGCGGCTGAATTTGGTGATATAAAATATCGGTTTCTTTCCATGGAAACCCAGTTCTACATCTTGTTCAGAAAATTACATCTGCTGACTATGACAATTAAATACGTGATAGAGGGCCGCACAAGTACTACTAGAAACATGTTAAGGCACTAGAAAATAAGAGTACAGATCCAAGTTCAGAATTGTAAAAGTACACAAGCTCCAATATTGAAAATGAGATCACTATATACAGGAGTACAGGACCTGTACACTCCCTGTACTGGATAGCTTCGTGTGTATCTTGATATGATGAGACCCATCGACAGTGTTCGTATATAGCAGAATTGTAGAAGTACACAAGCTCCAATATTGAAAGTGAGAGCACTATATACAGGACCTATACACACTCCCGGTACTCGATAACTTCGTATGGTATGATAAGACGCATCGACAGTGTTCACCTTTCGCTGGAATGCTTTGATACATAGCTTTACTGTTGTGTTTTTTATATTCTTTCTTATCTTTTTTACTATTATTCAGGATAGGCTACCGATGGATGTCACAACTCCTTGCACTCACAATCTATGCAATTTTACTTATGCCAGGATTCATACAAGGTATACTGAAGCCAACCTGTTAACATATCATATTCACAGAGTATGTTTTGTTGTTTCAATATATATGCTTGAGGTTGCCTTGAAGGGACCATACACCTCTGACTCCTTTCAAAGTAACATGATATCATTGTAGTTTCTGAAAATCCTTTTCTTGGTTTACAGTTGGATATTACTATTTCTTCTCAAGCCAAGTTCGTAGAAGTATAGTCTATGGAGAACAACCCAGAAACAGGTAACAGCAGCCTGAAAGTCCCCAAGCTGAAAGAACAGGTAAATATGTTCCCTATACATGGTTGAGCGTAATGATTATTACCCTATACAGGTTGGATCTGTACATACCAGAAGATAATAGTAGGCCCTGTCCAGTGGTGGCCTTCGTAACTGGTGGGGCATGGATTATTGGGTTAGTATTGATGattctgaaagaaaaaaaaaactactgtaATCCTATGTTGCTATCTTTATTGATGAACTTGGCTTAAATTTAGTTACAAGGCATGGGGTGCTCTTCTTGGACGACGATTGGCGGAGAGAGGAATAATAGTTGCTTGCATTGATTACAGGTGTTGATTGTTTAACTGTATCACTATATTCTTTTATTACCAACAAGGGATTATGGATTTTTCTATCTTATTTGCTTGACACAACATACAAATACTCCTTCCAGAAATTTTCCCCAAGGTACAATAGGCGACATGGTTAATGATGCTTCTCaggggatttcttttgtgtgtaaCAACATTGCCAATTATGGGGGAGACCCTAATCAGTAAGTGAGCAAGTTCTTTAATTTCTCTATTAAACTTGGCATGCAATTTTTTATAATTTCATTTTGAGATTTGTCATGTATGTAACTTTTGAAATTTGTGATTCACACTTTAGTGCCAGCGGTtattgattgaaatttgtttGATAAAATAATTGATGATCACTGAGGAGAAAACCTGACCTCATCTGTTTATTATAGAACCTTACTCATTCTATTTGCTCTAGCTTTAAGCAGCAGAAGTAGTTACTTATCCTTGTGAGTTCTGTTAAGGATGCACCTTTATATCCTTCTGTGTTTAGTTGGTTAACTTTGACTATATGCGCATTCAAATTCTTGTCCCTTTTTGGCACTTAATTACTTGACTAGTATTTATGGTGAATCTGTAGGATCTACTTGATGGGTCAGTCAGCAGGTGCACATATTGCAGCTTGTGCCCTCATGGAGCAAGCAGTAAAAGAATCTGGGGGGCATCCTGTTTCTTGGAGTGTTACCCAAATAAAAGCATACTTCGGTTTATCTGGAGGGTGAGATCTTAGCTTCTATTGCATGAATATTTTGAGTCCTGCAGAGAGGCATGGGTTAATACAACTGTCCAAGGCTTCAGGGAGCTGAGCTGCTGTTAAGATATTCAGACTTTTTAGGATGATGCCTTTTGAGCTCTCCTTGAAATCTTAGCCAAAAATTCAGATACTCCCTCAAAATCCAAATGTTGGTCATTTTAGAATTCTAGTCGGCCAAACTTCTTAATTGGACTCACCAATATATAGAAAGTTACATATATTTACATCATATGGTTAATTTACTAGATTTGCCATGGACAATACTTTCATAATATATAACTTTCTCtatttcaaaaaattatgcttctaaaaaaaattgcaattcaTCATATTGGAGACCGTCTCGATGTCCTAAATGACCTGCATTTGAAATCAGAGGTAGTAAACATATTGTCCTCACTCAGCATATTGAGTATCTTCTGTGGAAGGTATTATTTGCAAAGTAATGCTGGGGAAACATGCAATTGCCCTTTTTGAGTCTTCAAAATGTCAATGCATTGAAAatcttctctctttttccttgTCATGTGAACTACATACGTAAGAACTTCCTAAAATCTGAAAACATCAGTCTCCAAAAACCATCATTGCTTTGCATCTGGATGACTTGGCTTTATCACCAAAAGTGTTTTTTTCTTGCAGATACAATATCCATAGTTTGGTTGACCATTTCCATGAACGTGGTCTTTATCGCTCAATATTCCTCAGGTATTAAAGTGACTATGCTGTGGAAGTGGTAAATTTATCTAGTAATGGTCATAGATCACACTAAGAAAGCATATGAACTGCAATTTCAGCATAATGGAAGGAGAGGAATCATTGTCACGTTATTCTCCTGAAATCATCGCCAAGATGTCAAGTGCTGAAACCATAGCTCTTCTGCCACTTATTGTTCTTATGCATGGAACTGGAGATTATTCCATACCATCATCTGCTAGGTTTGTTCATATTCCTTCTACAAATGTTTGTTTAGGAAACTGAAGGACAATACTCAAGTAAAGCTGGAGTTATGGTTGACATGATTTGTCTATGCCTTGCCATGCTGTGGTGTCGAAAGGAAGTCCTATGTCTGTCCAAATATTTTTAGCCCTTGAATTTAACAAAGGAAACTTCTCCACAGCTGCTTAACTAATTGGATGCCTGTTATCCCAATCTGAAATATCAATTAGTAGTTATTGACATTGTACAAACCAGTTAAACAGAATTTACTTGTTAGATTACATGAAGCCATGTGGCAAGGTGGGGCAGGACAAAAGTACCCTTTTAAAGTGTCTAAAATATACTGCAATGCTGTGATGCTCCTGCaatcttccttttccttttacaAATTTTACCATTCCTTTTCCTGTACACCAAAATCGTGTTTATATATACAGACTGGAAAGTTGATATACATCAAGTGCAACTTTTCTCGATAAAAACCAACATAAAATTTCCCATAACACTACAAGGCCAAGTCCCTTTGTTCTCTACACTCAAAAAGGTGGTACATTTCCTTCCAATAAATATGGCTAAACTAAGAGTATTGTTTGACTAGAATGTCGATTGCCGAGTTTTATGAGAATATTGTCTTCTCACATATAGCATTAGGGGTCAAATTTTCAGAGCAAAACCATCATGATAAGATTGCTTGCTACTTGTTTTTTCTGTGGTCAACTACTCTAAAACTTCCCCTTTTTGTATATTTCTCTGCTTCTACTGTAGGTTGATATTGTTGGCTGTGATCTGTTGCTTGAATTCATCATGTAACAATTGTAATCCTTTCTCAATTTCATGTTACCAGTTACTCTGTTTCTTTTGTGCGCAGTCAAACTTTTGTCGACGTCCTCCATCAAGTTGGTGCTCAAGCAAGGTTATTATTGTATGAAGGGAAAACACATACAGATATCTTCTTACAGGTTCATAGCATGAACTTTGATAGTGACTTAATTTTGTACTTGTTTCTGACTTTTCAAGCTCTGTTAGTATTTGAAAGTATGTAGATGTTCAGTAAATTCAATTAATACTGTTACTTATTGATGCATTAATGGTTCCTTTTTTTGCAAATCGGTTCACTGTTTTTTTTAACTAAGCTTGCTGGATATCCTTTGAATGTTTATGGGTGTTAGTGTTACAGTCATTTCTTTAATTCACCCCTCTTTAGTGTGGCAGAATTGATCTCACTGTTGATTATGTAGAAGGGCTCAATTATTTTACATGGGAAGAAAGCAGTCAGCTACCTAATTCATTAATAAATGGCTTGCCAACACTTACATAAAACCTTTCCTCAGTAGGGCTTTCTTGTAATGTGATTGGATTAAAATTACAGGTTTCTTGGCTTTAGGGTGAGATTCATAACATGCCTCTCCACAAGCAAACTATTGCTGATTTTAGGTTAATTGATCAGCTTATGACAATATTTTTGTCCTAGACCATGGTTGATTGTGAACTACTTTGATGAAAACACATGCTTGAAAAGTTGGAGGGAAGCTTGATATGCCGTACAATGCTACTGGTTTCTTTTCAGTCTGAGTAAACTATATTTGAGTGTCATTGTGAACATCCTTCTACCCTGGAACCTTAAAAGAACAGCTACTGACTGCTATTTGGGACTTAGGTTTGATGAATGCCAAAACTTCTCCAGTGATATGCATGTATCGGGTTTATTGCCATATTTCCTACTAATTGGTATTAAGCAGAAGATCTTACTGTATGTTTTCCTTGAACTTTCTTTAATCGGTGTAGTCAGAACTAACCCAACTGCCTGGAAATAGCTGCAGAATTTATTCTATTGTGGTTTGCTAGAGTATCTCATCCTAGTATGCATTGTTATAACTGAATATCTTGTTTCCTTATTTCTTTCCATAGGACCCTCTTAGGGGCGGAAGAGATCCATTGGTTGAAGATGTATTGTCTGTTATTCATGCTGATGATGCAATTGCACGTCAAAAGGTTGCTTTAGCACCAACTCCAAGGCGCTTGGTTTTTGAGTGGCAATTAAAGTTGGCCCGCCAAATAAGTCCATTCTAGTAGGTACTTGCTGCCCTCACCTCAAGCTTTTGCCGTATGATCTTTTTCTCTGGCATACGTTTCTCACGGTTATGATTTTGTGTATAAGGTTTGTAAATTTAGTTGACAAACAATTTCTGAATGTTTGATTCCTCATTAGTAGATGAATGCCAGATTTGCTTTTATGTTTCTCCTATTATTTCAGTATGCTGTTTCTGTATATGAAAATGACAATATAAGTGCTTTGAACCACATACATATATAGTGAATAAAGATCAAATTTAGATCAATTTCCTCATTGACTACTACTATTTATACCTGAAAGACTTTGTTTCCCTTTTAATGAGACTTCTTATATTTATTCAAAAGGTTTGGATACGGGTATT
This window encodes:
- the LOC101781367 gene encoding probable isoprenylcysteine alpha-carbonyl methylesterase ICME isoform X2, yielding MSQLLALTIYAILLMPGFIQVGYYYFFSSQVRRSIVYGEQPRNRLDLYIPEDNSRPCPVVAFVTGGAWIIGYKAWGALLGRRLAERGIIVACIDYRNFPQGTIGDMVNDASQGISFVCNNIANYGGDPNQIYLMGQSAGAHIAACALMEQAVKESGGHPVSWSVTQIKAYFGLSGGYNIHSLVDHFHERGLYRSIFLSIMEGEESLSRYSPEIIAKMSSAETIALLPLIVLMHGTGDYSIPSSASQTFVDVLHQVGAQARLLLYEGKTHTDIFLQDPLRGGRDPLVEDVLSVIHADDAIARQKVALAPTPRRLVFEWQLKLARQISPF
- the LOC101781367 gene encoding probable isoprenylcysteine alpha-carbonyl methylesterase ICMEL2 isoform X1, which gives rise to MCCPRGAPPVPRRVTRPSSCPPERLLASALRLPYLGPTTTTSRPRRNSQRPRSLARSTAPPTHPRPCPAKREFESPTTPPPRLRGESQCGPPSRRRARCWRGATPSAAAAATAPRRPCSPRPRGPGASGASPRRSARTSATPPPRRTSSRASPSRSSSTLGYRWMSQLLALTIYAILLMPGFIQVGYYYFFSSQVRRSIVYGEQPRNRLDLYIPEDNSRPCPVVAFVTGGAWIIGYKAWGALLGRRLAERGIIVACIDYRNFPQGTIGDMVNDASQGISFVCNNIANYGGDPNQIYLMGQSAGAHIAACALMEQAVKESGGHPVSWSVTQIKAYFGLSGGYNIHSLVDHFHERGLYRSIFLSIMEGEESLSRYSPEIIAKMSSAETIALLPLIVLMHGTGDYSIPSSASQTFVDVLHQVGAQARLLLYEGKTHTDIFLQDPLRGGRDPLVEDVLSVIHADDAIARQKVALAPTPRRLVFEWQLKLARQISPF
- the LOC101781367 gene encoding probable isoprenylcysteine alpha-carbonyl methylesterase ICMEL2 isoform X3, encoding MRASVEEAGALLARSDSFGGRRRHRSASPVQSASPRPGSLRRQSSSFREDVGHAASETYLVSRLTFTLLQYLGIGYRWMSQLLALTIYAILLMPGFIQVGYYYFFSSQVRRSIVYGEQPRNRLDLYIPEDNSRPCPVVAFVTGGAWIIGYKAWGALLGRRLAERGIIVACIDYRNFPQGTIGDMVNDASQGISFVCNNIANYGGDPNQIYLMGQSAGAHIAACALMEQAVKESGGHPVSWSVTQIKAYFGLSGGYNIHSLVDHFHERGLYRSIFLSIMEGEESLSRYSPEIIAKMSSAETIALLPLIVLMHGTGDYSIPSSASQTFVDVLHQVGAQARLLLYEGKTHTDIFLQDPLRGGRDPLVEDVLSVIHADDAIARQKVALAPTPRRLVFEWQLKLARQISPF